In Sphingobacterium sp. PCS056, the following proteins share a genomic window:
- a CDS encoding SusC/RagA family TonB-linked outer membrane protein, translated as MYKITKLSTVAAALAFSSYVPILKATTASVNVHSSQVKSHGINIHLKAGNASQALLLLSEQTGFGIGYDKKALQLEKVVIKERAFQNASFEEVLRYILRNTHIQSKKVNGGVVLVAEQAQQTFNVRFHVNDNADKPIAGASIKIVANGQSILTNAQGDAQLKVPAGIYTILVTHISYGTKEISAVKVDANTSGVQEVVLEENKNEIGEVVVTALGIKRQDRSLGYAVGTIKGEDLNRVNNDNFMVAMAGKVPGVSVSATGPTGSSVSMVIRGASSLSTDNQPLFVVDGVPLMNKLNNIGQIGDDNKVDYGNAISNINPEDIENISILKGPSAAALYGSRAGNGVVLITTKSGKNAEKMTINVTSNTVFDIPYRYIDLHNKFASGTMPWKPGDINGDLKIEEESSYMVGPALDKGYQAIQWNSPMNADGNPIPTELKSYPNNIKNFVQTGITSTNGISLANRSERLDYRFSYSNMNNRGIVPHADLFRNTLNINATMRLRDNLSLGMSLDASRNNANNRPATNRGTNPLQAAYEVAPHINILDLKDYWMPGQEGIQQRSQSVGNFNNPYFLAYGVNNGFVRDRVFGNLRLDWNIRKDWSAMIRYATDIYWENRETKIPYSYTKEPRGAYGIVNLMNLEQNIDFLTTYNKKIGDFQGTGSLGGNLRYSKATSVQNTSKLGAGLTTPGLYTLSNISPLNLDFASILSERAVNSVYGLVNLSYRDMVYLDLTGRNDWSSTLPAANRSYFYPSASLSLLADRILMLPKEVSLFKLRGGIARVGNDTGSYNLFNVLSNPGSWGDVLRLTRSGNLLIPDLKPEQATSYEVGTDIGFWKNRLKFEGTYYTLDNKNQIISTALPSSSGFSSRNINAGLLSSKGIELALSGRPIEKENWTWDLGVNWHRNRTRIQELSEGVEFHTFWTDGRGGARTYVGEEIGDLYDSKLVTVEDPSSPYNGYPILDKNGSWQAVRINNSRNKIGNFNPDFSMGIQSSLRYKKWTMNIAADMRFGGKFMSQTYRYFESNLTTQRFLDQLINPNGLTGESLRNYLIENDLVRVQGNRYPIVGGPGDEYGGYPINVGGTVGNFGVFNPGVIAEYDAKGNITGYKENLGGEGTKYIAYSDNYPWDFMNAATFDASFIKLRELSFSYDLKGKWLTRMGINGGSVGVYTRNLILWTKANVGVDPEMAFQSDTGIGFKQGIERYNVTPWAMPIGFKVNITF; from the coding sequence ATGTATAAAATTACGAAGCTCAGCACAGTTGCCGCTGCATTAGCTTTCAGCTCATATGTACCCATTTTGAAAGCTACTACTGCATCCGTAAATGTCCATAGTAGTCAAGTGAAATCACATGGAATCAATATCCATCTAAAAGCAGGAAATGCCTCTCAGGCCTTATTGCTGTTATCGGAGCAAACTGGTTTTGGCATCGGTTACGATAAAAAAGCGTTGCAATTAGAGAAAGTTGTTATAAAAGAGCGCGCCTTTCAAAATGCTAGTTTTGAAGAGGTACTGCGCTATATTTTGAGAAATACTCATATCCAGTCAAAAAAAGTAAACGGTGGAGTGGTTTTAGTGGCTGAACAAGCACAGCAAACTTTTAATGTGCGATTTCATGTCAACGATAATGCCGATAAGCCTATTGCAGGAGCTTCTATTAAAATAGTAGCCAACGGTCAAAGCATATTGACCAATGCTCAAGGTGATGCGCAACTGAAAGTTCCTGCGGGCATTTATACGATTTTGGTTACCCATATATCTTATGGGACCAAAGAAATAAGCGCCGTAAAGGTGGATGCTAATACTTCTGGCGTTCAGGAAGTTGTTTTAGAAGAAAACAAAAATGAAATTGGTGAAGTGGTCGTTACTGCCTTGGGAATCAAACGGCAGGACCGTTCGTTGGGTTATGCCGTAGGTACGATAAAGGGAGAAGATCTCAATCGGGTGAACAATGATAATTTTATGGTTGCTATGGCCGGAAAGGTTCCCGGCGTGTCTGTTAGTGCGACTGGCCCAACCGGTTCTTCAGTGAGCATGGTGATTCGGGGTGCTTCATCCTTAAGTACCGACAATCAGCCTTTATTTGTCGTTGATGGGGTACCGCTCATGAACAAGCTCAATAACATCGGTCAAATTGGTGATGATAACAAAGTCGATTATGGTAATGCGATATCCAATATCAATCCAGAGGATATCGAAAATATCTCCATCTTAAAAGGCCCCAGTGCTGCTGCGCTGTACGGATCTAGAGCTGGCAACGGTGTGGTTTTGATCACCACTAAAAGCGGTAAAAATGCCGAGAAAATGACCATAAACGTGACGAGCAATACCGTTTTTGATATTCCATATCGCTATATCGACTTGCACAATAAATTTGCAAGTGGCACTATGCCCTGGAAACCCGGAGATATCAATGGCGACCTTAAAATAGAGGAAGAGTCCAGTTACATGGTAGGACCTGCATTGGATAAAGGATATCAGGCCATTCAATGGAATAGTCCAATGAATGCGGATGGAAATCCGATTCCGACGGAATTAAAGTCTTACCCCAATAATATCAAGAATTTTGTCCAGACCGGCATAACGAGTACCAACGGGATTTCATTGGCTAATCGCAGTGAACGACTTGATTATCGGTTTTCTTATTCCAATATGAACAATAGGGGTATTGTACCTCATGCTGATTTGTTTAGAAATACGTTGAATATCAATGCAACGATGCGTTTGCGCGATAATCTTTCATTAGGTATGTCTCTGGATGCAAGCCGTAATAATGCTAACAACCGCCCAGCTACCAATCGTGGTACAAACCCGCTACAGGCGGCATATGAAGTTGCCCCGCATATTAATATCTTGGATTTGAAAGATTATTGGATGCCTGGACAGGAAGGGATACAGCAACGCTCCCAGTCTGTAGGAAATTTTAATAACCCCTATTTTCTTGCGTATGGCGTCAACAATGGTTTCGTACGTGATCGGGTATTCGGAAACCTGCGCTTAGATTGGAATATCCGTAAAGATTGGAGTGCGATGATCAGGTATGCGACAGATATTTACTGGGAGAATCGGGAAACCAAGATTCCGTACAGCTATACCAAAGAACCAAGAGGTGCTTATGGTATTGTCAATTTGATGAATCTGGAACAGAATATCGATTTTCTGACCACCTACAATAAAAAGATAGGCGATTTTCAAGGTACGGGTTCACTAGGTGGCAATCTGCGCTATTCAAAGGCAACTTCTGTTCAAAATACTTCCAAGCTTGGAGCTGGTCTAACCACTCCCGGTTTATATACGCTTTCCAATATCAGTCCGTTGAATCTGGATTTTGCGAGTATACTATCTGAGCGTGCGGTAAATAGCGTATACGGATTGGTTAACTTAAGTTATCGGGATATGGTATATCTGGACCTTACTGGACGAAATGATTGGTCGAGTACGCTGCCGGCTGCCAACCGTTCTTATTTTTATCCTTCCGCTTCGTTGAGCTTATTGGCAGACCGCATCTTGATGTTACCAAAAGAAGTCAGTTTATTCAAATTACGGGGCGGTATTGCGCGTGTAGGAAATGATACTGGAAGTTATAATCTATTTAATGTATTGAGCAATCCGGGGAGTTGGGGAGATGTGTTGCGCCTCACACGTTCTGGAAACCTCTTAATACCTGACCTGAAACCCGAACAGGCTACCTCCTATGAGGTGGGTACAGATATTGGCTTCTGGAAAAACAGATTGAAATTTGAAGGAACCTACTATACATTGGACAATAAAAATCAAATCATCTCTACCGCACTACCGAGTTCCAGTGGTTTTAGTTCGAGAAATATTAATGCCGGTCTACTGAGCAGTAAGGGGATAGAGCTGGCATTGTCTGGACGTCCTATTGAAAAAGAAAACTGGACCTGGGATCTAGGTGTTAATTGGCACCGTAACCGAACGCGTATTCAGGAACTTTCAGAAGGTGTTGAATTTCACACGTTCTGGACAGATGGACGTGGTGGAGCACGTACTTACGTTGGGGAAGAGATCGGCGATCTGTATGATTCTAAACTCGTGACTGTTGAAGATCCATCATCGCCTTACAATGGTTATCCTATATTGGATAAAAATGGTTCTTGGCAGGCCGTCCGTATTAATAATAGCCGCAATAAGATCGGTAATTTTAATCCTGATTTCAGTATGGGTATCCAGTCTTCCCTACGCTATAAAAAGTGGACCATGAACATCGCTGCCGATATGCGTTTTGGTGGTAAGTTTATGTCCCAGACTTACCGATATTTTGAATCGAACCTCACTACACAGCGATTTTTAGATCAGTTGATCAATCCGAATGGATTGACGGGGGAATCTTTACGTAACTATTTGATTGAAAATGATCTGGTGCGTGTGCAGGGTAATCGTTATCCTATTGTTGGCGGACCTGGTGATGAGTATGGTGGTTATCCAATAAATGTAGGCGGAACGGTCGGAAATTTTGGGGTGTTCAACCCAGGTGTCATTGCGGAATACGATGCCAAGGGAAATATCACGGGATATAAAGAAAATCTCGGAGGTGAGGGTACAAAATATATAGCTTATTCTGATAATTACCCTTGGGATTTTATGAATGCGGCAACATTTGACGCTTCATTTATTAAGTTGAGAGAGTTGTCTTTTAGCTATGACTTGAAAGGGAAATGGTTGACCCGTATGGGAATAAATGGCGGAAGTGTGGGTGTTTATACGCGTAATCTTATTTTATGGACAAAAGCCAATGTCGGTGTTGATCCTGAAATGGCTTTTCAGTCGGATACAGGAATTGGATTTAAGCAGGGTATCGAGAGGTATAACGTGACTCCCTGGGCAATGCCGATCGGATTTAAAGTTAATATCACTTTTTAA
- a CDS encoding SusD/RagB family nutrient-binding outer membrane lipoprotein, with protein sequence MNNHFKTIKIALLALTLSLQISGCKDLTEININPNGVSEEQANPNLLLPTILAGTASKYNELSFTDLGGVVQYTQLDAWFDAHNDYKWTGGILSWDAYYGYLRDNELMRRRAEELGLDFHQGVSLVMRAYLFGLITDLWGDAPYTDALKAEMGGVQYNFPKFDRQDVIYKGIIEELKQANALFSKPNGRYDVLASADIYFGGNVSKWRRFANSLALRYYMRIAEKESSYARKGIEEMVASPTDFPLITSAEDDVLMDFMGNNAADSWPSNTVFDASGSNFRRMKMCATLVDRLQELHDPRIAVWAKKVEIPIEIRSTEPNGTDKIVNGKRIVSPDVVKGIAVDVDVEYVGLPPSVSKNPSAYNLNPSPGQTSINPHVSYLNDRYKAAKGGMLKARLLAASEVNFILAEAAKKGWTLAGSAKAYYEQGVRNSLKSWGVENDYSAYIQQPGVAFDNTLAQIMEQKWISNWTTASQAWFDYRRTGLPLLKAGPAASRSQLPLRIPYMQNEMSVNQKNAAEALARIEKTAYSQADNENSAWSKSWLLQGTNKPW encoded by the coding sequence ATGAACAATCATTTTAAAACTATAAAAATAGCCCTATTGGCATTGACGCTCAGTTTACAGATATCGGGCTGTAAAGATCTTACTGAAATCAACATCAATCCCAATGGTGTAAGTGAGGAGCAGGCAAATCCTAACCTGCTGTTGCCGACTATACTTGCTGGTACAGCTAGTAAATATAATGAACTCAGTTTTACAGATCTTGGAGGGGTCGTGCAGTACACGCAATTGGATGCCTGGTTTGATGCACACAATGATTATAAATGGACCGGTGGAATCTTAAGCTGGGATGCTTATTACGGCTATCTACGTGATAACGAGTTGATGCGTCGCCGTGCAGAAGAATTAGGACTAGACTTTCATCAAGGAGTTTCGCTGGTCATGCGTGCTTACCTCTTTGGACTGATCACCGATCTATGGGGTGATGCTCCATATACCGATGCGCTCAAAGCCGAAATGGGAGGGGTGCAGTACAATTTTCCCAAGTTTGATCGACAGGACGTGATCTATAAGGGCATAATTGAAGAACTGAAACAGGCAAACGCCTTGTTTTCAAAACCTAATGGCCGCTATGATGTTTTGGCAAGCGCAGATATCTATTTTGGAGGGAATGTGTCCAAATGGCGTCGCTTTGCCAACTCGCTGGCGCTTCGATATTATATGCGTATCGCTGAGAAAGAAAGTTCGTATGCCAGAAAAGGAATAGAAGAGATGGTCGCAAGTCCGACAGATTTTCCATTAATTACATCTGCGGAGGATGATGTGTTGATGGATTTTATGGGAAATAATGCAGCAGATTCCTGGCCCTCCAATACCGTTTTTGATGCCAGTGGAAGTAACTTCCGAAGAATGAAAATGTGTGCAACACTTGTCGACCGTTTACAAGAGCTTCATGACCCGCGTATCGCTGTATGGGCGAAAAAAGTAGAGATTCCAATTGAAATTCGCTCGACAGAGCCAAATGGAACGGATAAAATTGTAAATGGTAAACGTATTGTTTCTCCAGATGTAGTCAAAGGTATTGCTGTAGATGTAGATGTCGAATACGTAGGATTGCCACCTAGTGTTTCTAAAAACCCATCAGCTTATAATCTCAATCCTAGCCCGGGGCAGACTTCGATCAATCCACATGTCTCTTATCTGAATGATCGTTATAAAGCCGCTAAAGGTGGGATGCTGAAGGCTCGTTTACTTGCTGCATCTGAGGTGAATTTTATATTGGCAGAAGCTGCCAAGAAAGGATGGACCTTAGCAGGTTCTGCTAAGGCATACTATGAACAAGGGGTGCGCAATTCGCTTAAAAGTTGGGGCGTAGAAAATGATTATAGTGCCTATATTCAACAGCCTGGGGTTGCTTTTGATAATACATTGGCACAGATCATGGAACAGAAATGGATTTCGAATTGGACTACTGCATCTCAAGCTTGGTTTGACTATAGAAGGACAGGGCTTCCGTTGCTAAAGGCAGGTCCTGCAGCTAGCCGTTCACAACTACCCCTAAGGATACCCTATATGCAGAATGAAATGAGTGTCAATCAAAAGAATGCTGCAGAAGCTTTAGCACGTATCGAAAAGACAGCATACTCCCAAGCAGATAATGAAAATAGTGCATGGTCTAAGTCCTGGCTTTTGCAGGGAACTAATAAACCTTGGTAA
- a CDS encoding RNA polymerase sigma factor, which yields MSTQIKKEILYLSRFKNGDPRAFTFFFDTYWAELYILAYRHVQDEAISKDIVQEVFIQIWEKRHLLKEDYESLKPYFFKAIKNKILNHYATEKVRENHMEKMLYRMDKFTFLNDHTTAQYQGLENIVDLAVSRLPKTMQEVYLLRNDNYSIQQIAQKLNIAEQTVKNHLSEAKKILKQDLTKRFADHDDIFLVLASAYLFHHFLT from the coding sequence ATGTCTACCCAAATTAAGAAGGAAATCCTTTATTTATCTCGATTCAAGAACGGAGATCCGCGTGCATTTACTTTTTTCTTTGATACTTATTGGGCAGAGCTATATATACTGGCTTATCGGCATGTGCAGGATGAAGCAATTTCGAAAGATATCGTTCAGGAAGTATTTATTCAGATCTGGGAAAAACGCCACCTGCTTAAGGAAGATTACGAATCGTTAAAACCTTATTTTTTTAAGGCAATCAAGAATAAGATTCTAAATCACTATGCGACTGAAAAAGTACGAGAAAACCATATGGAAAAGATGTTATACCGTATGGACAAATTTACTTTTTTAAACGATCATACAACAGCACAGTATCAAGGCTTAGAAAATATAGTAGATCTTGCTGTATCGAGGTTGCCCAAAACAATGCAGGAGGTATATCTTTTGAGAAATGACAATTATTCGATCCAGCAGATTGCTCAAAAACTCAATATTGCCGAGCAGACGGTAAAAAATCATCTGTCTGAGGCAAAGAAAATACTGAAACAGGATCTGACAAAGCGTTTTGCTGACCATGATGATATCTTTTTAGTTTTAGCGAGTGCTTATCTATTTCATCATTTCTTAACATAA
- a CDS encoding FecR family protein, whose protein sequence is MKVQQFKNIIQRYLDGKLSEEEKKNVDSWYDEVSSDQEDIFRDRQHKSEVKQAIFAAFPPAIQAAKKQIRIVRLRWISVAASMLILGASGLFIYQNLPRIIQGNTAASISLKELSTYPGEQRELLLPDHSNITLNGNTRIRYHEQGYLKNRKIYLEKGEAFFEVQRDTLHPFSIETAALTIDVLGTSFNVNHSEKSKNITIDVKTGRVRVANKLNASVHVLLAGQSLQYEKDLGSYKRYDTNPDYANIWTRGGILISGANFQKLQELIYNRYGLILRSDGLDTANFSYSLLLPHVKSVDQLLHMICNIHQIKFRREGNDIILHQ, encoded by the coding sequence GTGAAGGTACAACAGTTTAAAAATATCATACAACGTTATCTCGATGGCAAGCTGTCTGAGGAGGAAAAAAAGAACGTAGATAGTTGGTATGATGAAGTGTCTTCTGATCAAGAAGATATTTTTAGAGATCGGCAGCATAAATCGGAAGTAAAGCAGGCGATATTTGCTGCATTTCCTCCAGCCATACAAGCTGCTAAAAAACAGATTCGTATCGTACGATTGCGTTGGATTTCCGTCGCAGCTTCGATGTTGATATTAGGTGCTTCGGGTTTGTTCATCTACCAAAATTTACCACGAATTATTCAAGGGAATACTGCTGCTTCAATTTCTTTAAAAGAGCTGTCGACCTATCCTGGTGAACAACGGGAATTACTACTTCCAGATCATTCTAACATCACGCTGAATGGAAATACCCGGATTCGATATCATGAGCAGGGGTATCTGAAAAACCGAAAAATTTATCTGGAAAAAGGAGAGGCCTTTTTTGAGGTGCAACGCGATACTTTACATCCATTTTCAATCGAAACGGCAGCATTGACCATCGATGTGCTCGGTACTTCTTTTAATGTAAATCACTCAGAAAAATCAAAAAACATCACCATAGATGTTAAAACGGGACGTGTACGCGTTGCTAACAAATTAAACGCCTCGGTACACGTGCTATTAGCAGGTCAGAGTTTGCAATATGAAAAAGATCTTGGAAGCTATAAACGGTATGATACTAATCCAGATTACGCCAATATCTGGACACGTGGAGGTATTTTAATCTCTGGAGCTAATTTTCAGAAACTACAGGAACTGATTTACAATCGGTATGGCTTGATCTTACGCAGTGACGGTTTAGATACTGCCAATTTTAGCTATTCGCTGCTTTTACCCCACGTCAAATCGGTCGATCAGCTGCTTCATATGATCTGTAATATTCACCAAATTAAATTTAGGAGGGAAGGCAATGATATAATACTACATCAATAA